A window of Diabrotica virgifera virgifera chromosome 9, PGI_DIABVI_V3a contains these coding sequences:
- the LOC126891536 gene encoding uncharacterized protein LOC126891536 has product MSQDRRQQQQQQQNQVDPRYPFQNTKEDLRDDLVQDTLNNTNNTSAIPTLQHNDAIDKEELESEEEEAEEENLRMSQDRRQQQQQQQNQVRPSMTPFQNTKEEYCCQIVFEDVYGPYKTTPQHRDGWHLSIKEL; this is encoded by the exons ATGTCCCAAGATAGACGCCagcaacaacaacaacaacaaaaccAAGTCGACCCTCGATATCCGTTTCAGAATACCAAAGAAGA TTTACGAGACGATCTCGTACAAGACactttaaataatacaaataatactTCAGCTATACCAACTTTACAACACAACGACGCAATAGACAAAGAAGAGTTAGAAtccgaagaagaagaagcagaagaagaaaatctCAGAATGTCACAAGATAGACGCCagcaacaacaacaacaacaaaaccAAGTACGACCCTCGATGACCCCGTTTCAGAATACCAAAGAAGAGTACTGTTGCCAAATAGTATTCGAAGACGTTTATGGCCCGTACAAAACGACACCACAACATCGAGACGGTTGGCACCTATCGATCAAAGAGTTGTGA
- the LOC126891535 gene encoding uncharacterized protein LOC126891535, which yields MEILHVTGQPFNDYSIEEYQFHTYQPYIPGKLGYNDEIRIPIQDLDALTVPANSYLYIEGQLLTHDNKVPTKLKFINNAIAYLFREIRFELNGVVIDSVRDVGLVSSIKSYLSLNENQSLQLQNAGWFPKRSRLETNKEVPTNNVLVDSHGNFNVCIPLRLLLGFCEDFTKVILNVKMELILIRSNDDIDAVVSEDESERPKIDITKLNWEVPHVTPSIREQLRLNKISHSNQELPIKFRSWQMIEYPALNNSTRHTWSVRTSTKIETPRHIIVAFQNNRKSKLTKDMSKFDHCTLKNIKVFLNSERYPYNDLQIDFKTNRFAKLYEMFANFQESYYHMTLNQPIFNPNDFQTIAPLVHIDCSRQKEVVQVGSVVLRIEFETDEPTTSDISAYCLILHEKEFTYNPLTKIVKQL from the coding sequence ATGGAAATTCTTCACGTTACTGGTCAACCATTTAATGATTATAGTATTGAGGAATATCAATTCCATACTTACCAACCATACATTCCTGGAAAGTTAGGATATAATGATGAAATTCGTATTCCTATTCAAGATCTGGATGCGCTAACAGTTCCAGCAAATAGTTATCTCTATATCGAAGGTCAACTTCTTACCCATGATAATAAAGTGCCaacaaaactaaaatttattaataatgcTATAGCTTACTTGTTTCGTGAAATACGTTTTGAATTAAATGGGGTAGTGATTGACTCAGTACGTGATGTAGGATTAGTATCAAGTATTAAAAGCTACCTTAGTCTTAACGAAAACCAAAGCCTGCAATTGCAAAATGCTGGGTGGTTTCCAAAAAGGAGTAGACTGGAAACTAATAAAGAAGTCCCCACAAACAATGTGTTGGTGGATTCACATGGAAACTTTAACGTCTGTATTCCATTACGATTACTACTAGGTTTTTGTGAAGACTTTACCAAGGTCATCTTAAACGTTAAAATGGAGTTAATACTAATTCGGTCAAACGATGATATTGACGCAGTAGTAAGCGAAGATGAGAGCGAACGACcaaaaattgatattactaaattaaattggGAAGTGCCACATGTTACTCCTAGTATTCGAGAACAGTTGCGACTTAATAAGATTTCACATTCAAATCAAGAACTTCCTATTAAATTTCGTAGTTGGCAAATGATTGAATATCCAGCCCTAAATAACTCTACACGACATACATGGTCAGTGCGAACCAGTACAAAAATTGAAACCCCACGACACATAATTGTAGCTTTTCAAAATAACAGAAAATCGAAATTAACAAAAGATATGAGTAAATTTGATCATTGcactttaaaaaatatcaaagtgtTTTTAAATTCTGAAAGATATCCCTATAATGATCTTCAAATAGACTTTAAAACTAATAGGTTTGCCAAACTATATGAGATGTTTGCTAATTTCCAGGAAAGTTATTATCATATGACCTTAAACCAACCCATATTCAACCCTAATGACTTTCAAACGATTGCCCCGCTTGTACATATTGACTGTTCGCGCCAAAAAGAAGTGGTCCAGGTTGGGTCCGTTGTGCTACGTATAGAATTTGAAACAGATGAACCAACAACCTCTGATATCTCAGCATATTGTCTAATACTCCATGAGAAAGAATTCACATATAACCCACTAACAAAAATTGTGAAACAATTATAA